The following DNA comes from Cellulophaga sp. HaHa_2_95.
TTCAAAACTGCCACTATTAATAACCACAGTATATGATATTTATCATTTTTTAAAAGAAGGAGATCCTTTATTAGTAAACCTATATATCCCTAATATTCACTGAAAATACTGCAACAGCTTATTATGTATAGCCTATGAAACAAATGAAATCTAGGCACTTCATAGCGAAGCACTCCATTTCACAAGTATTAAATCCTATATTTATACCATAGCTGAATAAATGTTCGTTATAAGAGGGAATTATAGCCTCCCATTTTCCAAGAAATCTAAAAAAACATGAATAAATATTCTACTCTTATTGTATTCTTAATCTATTGTTTCAATTTATGTGCTCAAGGAATTCCTATAATTACCCCAGCAGAAAATGGAACTAATCCTATTGAATTAAGCAGTCTCCATATCAATGTTTTTGTGATTGATAATATGGCTACGACAACCTTGGAAATGCAATTTTATAATGACAACGACCGTGTGATGCAGGGAGAACTAAATTTCCCATTAGGAAATGGCGTAACCGTATCCCGGTTTGCTTTAGATGTAAATGGAGAAATGCGGGAAGGGGTTGTTGTTGATAAGGAAACTGCTACGCAAGCCTTTGAAGCGGTAACGCGCAGAAATGTTGACCCAGGTCTTGCTGAAGTTACTAAAGGGAATAATTTTAAGGCTAGAGTCTACCCTATTCCCGGAAAAGGCTATAAGAAAGCCATAGTGGCATTTGAACAGGAGATTGATGGTGATGTAGATAATTTCATCTATCAGTTGCCACTAAGCATCAAACACGTGCTAAAAAAGTTTTCGGTAAAGGTTGAAGTCGCCCTAAATAAACCAAAAATTATAAAAAGCAAAAGCCCAAAAATAAATTTAGATTTCACGGAAGCACGGAACTCCTATATCAGCGAATATAAAGAAGAAAATAAAACTTTAGAACGTCACCTTACTTTTGCTATTCCGAGGCCAAAAAAAGTCTCTAAAGTGGTTACCTATAAGGGAGCTGTTACTTCGGATAACTATTTTTACAGCTATTTAACTATAAAACCGGAGCAGCGCGAAAAGAAAAAACCTAAGAATATTACGGTAGTTTGGGATGTTTCTTCTTCTGGAAAAGATAGAGCTATTGAGAATGAATTAGAAATTTTAAAAGGGTATTTAAAATGGATGCAACAGGGCCAAGTAAATTTGGTAACATTTTCAAATACCATACATACCACTACAAAGTACCAAATTGTTAATGGCATTTGCACACCGCTTATTAGTGCCCTAAAAACAATAAATTATGATGGAGGAACTGCGATAAACGCCATCGATTTTTCTAGCTTTAAATCAGAAGAAATACTTTTATTCTCAGATGGAATTTCGACTTTCGGGGCTAAAAATCACAAGAATTTTGAAGCTCCTATAACCGCCATAAATACAGCTACTATAGCCAATCATTCTTTATTAGACTATTTTGCCGCATGTACTAACGGTATATACATCAATGCTTTCGAGGCGCCCGTGAATCAAACGATTGAGAAAATAACTCAAGAGCAAAAGCAATTTATAAAAGCAGAATTTGATACTACTAAAATTAAAGAAGTCTTCCCGAATAGCGCCCAAAAGCTAAGGGATAATTTTAGTCTTTCCGGAAAAATTGAAGGGGATCAAGCTGAAGTAACCCTACATTTCGGGTTTGGAGATAACATCACAGAAACAAAGAAGATCATTATTGATAATAGCCAAGCATTAGATCATAATTTAGGGGAACGTATTTGGGCACAAAAAAAACTTAAAACTTTATTAGTACGTCAAGAAGCAAGCACTATCCGGTCTCATGGAAAAAAGTTTAATCTCGTGACTCCTAATACCTCTCTAATTGTTTTAGATGACGTAGCAGATTATGTACACTATAAGATTGTACCACCCTTATCATTACAAGAAGAATATCACCGCCGTATCTCGGCACAAAATGAACAAAAAAAGGATCGTAAAGCACAGCGTATTTCAAGCTTGTGTCAAGCTTTTAATGCTGATTTTGATTGGTGGAAAAACCCTCCTATTAAAAAACCAGAACTCAAACAATCTACTCCTTCAGAGTCCCGTTCAAGAGAAACTGTATCTGACAGAATAGCATCATCGCCTCAAGCGGATATGATAGTGGAAGTAAATGAAATTGCTTCAGAAGACGAGCTTAGCAGCAAAAAATCTGAAAAACAAAGTAAACCTACCATAACTATTGTAGCATGGGATAGCAATGAGCCATATATCAACACCTTAAAATCAGTAGGCAAAGAAAATATATATGCCACCTATTTGACGCTTAAGGAAAAAAATGGAGCTAATCCTTCCTTTTATTTTGATGTAGCAACCTATATGTTTCAAAAATCTCTGAGAGCAGAAGGTTTACGTGTTATTTCTAATTTGGCAGAATTAGAGTTAGAAAACACCGAATTATTAAGAACCCTAGGAAGAAAACTGTACGAGTATAATTTTTTTAACGAAGCATTAGCCGTTTTTAAGGAAGTGCTTGAAACAAGATCTTTTGAGCCACATTCGTATATTGACTTAGGCTTAACCTATACAGAATTAGGAGAACATCAAAAAGCTGTAGATAACTTATACCAAGTGATCGCTAAAGAATGGGAACCAGAAAGCCTAGCTCGCTTCAATGGGATAGAGTTAATTACACTTCATGATATAAATAATATCATAGCAAAGCATAATGGAAAATTAGACATTTCGTTTATAAACCCATGTTTTATAAAGCATATGCCGGTTGATATTAGAATTGTCATTGATTGGGATGCTAATGAAACAGACATTGATTTATGGATTACAGACCCTACTACCGAAAGATGTAGTTATAACAATTCTAATACCCGACTAGGAGGAAGAATATCTTATGATGTAACTCAAGGTTACGGCCCTGAAGAGTTTAGACTTAAACATGCTATAGATGGGGCTTACGGAATAGATGTTAATTTTTACGGTTCTAGAAGACAAACTGTTTTAGAAAAAGTTACGGTCCGTGCATTGGTCTATACCAATTTTGGAACAAAAGAAGAGCAAAAAGAAGTATTAACACTTCAGTTGGAACCTGCTAAGAATGGAGACTTTAACGTAGGAACAATAGAATTTAAGAAATAAATGAATAGCTTTAGACGATTTTACTAAAAATTTGTTTTGACAAAAGATAACTAACAGAGAATAATGATATTTTAATCTATATAAGTATTTATAGAACACTCTAATTTACAGTCTTTAACTAACATTTTTTTAAAGCCTACAGCAAGATCATAATTTTCAAAAATTAATGCTTCTGTAATACTAGTACTTAATACCAATTGTCTCAAAAGATATTCTACAACATATTTGTTGTCTGCTGTAAAAAGAACATATTTGCAAGTGTCCACTACGGTACTTTTGATTAGGCGTTAATTTATAGAGGTATTAAAAGATTGTAAATATAGTCTAGTATCTATTAGTAGGTTTATATTCTTTAAGAAACTAGACAAAAAACACGCTTTTTACGAGTAAGTTGTAGAAATCTATGCGGACTAATCCCTAGTTAAAATCAGTACTAAAATGTAAATTGCAAGTATGGCTTCTACTTTTTTCATAAAAAACATGGTGTGTAACCGCTGCATTGCTTCTGTATTAGAGGTATTTACAACAGAAGGTTATGAAGTCTCTACCATTGAATTAGGAAAGGTAGTTGCACAGCCTAGTCCACATACTGAACAAAAAAATCTTGGCAAGCAACTTTGCGCTTTAGGTTTTGAAATAATACAGAACGAAGAAGAGTCACTCCTAGAGCAATTAAAGGTGCGATTAATTCAAAAAATACACGAAGAAAACACAGTACATTTGGCTACCATGGTTGCGAGAGAACTAGGAAAAACAGAAAGTTATTTAAGTAAACTATTTAGCAAATTGGAAGGTATCACCCTAGAAAAATACACCATCAATCTAAAAATTGAAAAAGTAAAAGAATACATACAACTAGGGCAATTGAATTTTTCGGAAATAGCATATACCTTGAATTATAAGTCAAGTAGTCATCTAGCACGTCAATTCAAAACGGTTACAGGAATGTCTATGAGTACCTATAAAAATCTAAAGAAATGGGATAGAAAAAAACTAGACCAAATTGTATAAATAAGAATCCGAATTATGTAAAGCTATCTCCGTGCTTCTGTTTAATTTTACATCCTAAAATTGATGTAGATGGAACATACGTATCATATTCACGGAATGACCTGTAACGGTTGTAGAACTCATGTAGAGCAAACACTTTCTAAAGTTAGCGGTGTAACTAAAGCCTCTGTTGATTTAGACAAGGCAGAAGCCACCATTGTGATGGATGCTCATATTCCTATAGAAATTTTTCAAAAAGCCTTAGCGGCAGATGGTGGGCATTATAGTATACATATTCCTGGCGAACACCAGCATCCTAAGGAAACAAACACAAAAAAAACAACACAACAAGGTACCGGTACATTTTATTGTCCAATGCATTGTGAAGGAGATAAAACCTACGAGGAGCATGGCGACTGCCCTGTTTGTGGAATGGATCTCGTTGAAGAACAGAATTTGAATGTTTCTACTAGTGAACAATGGACATGCCCCATGCACCCAGAAGTTATTAGGGATGAACTAGGTAGTTGTCCTATTTGCGGAATGGATCTTGTTCCTATGCAACCAGATCTTTCTGCAGAAGAAAAATCATATAAAAAGCTCTTGAAAAAATTCTGGTTGGCTTTTGGCTTCACACTTCCCATCTTTATCATTGCGATGAGCGAAATGATTCCGAATAATCCACTGTATGATCTCATGGAGCAAAAATGGTGGAATTGGGTACAATTTATCCTTTCTATACCTGTTGTATTTTATGCAACATGGATGTTCTTTCAAAGAGCTTATAGAAGTATCAAAACATGGAATTTAAATATGTTTACCTTAATTGGTATTGGTGCAGGGGTTGCTTGGTTGTTTAGTTTCTTTGGGATGTTATTTCCTGATTTTTTTCCTGAACAATTTAAAACAACATCCGGAGCGGTTCACGTTTACTTTGAAGCGGCGTCCGTGATTCTTACTTTAGTTTTAATGGGCCAAGTATTAGAAGCTAGAGCACACAGCCAGACTAATACCGCTGTAAAAGAACTTTTAAAATTAGCTCCTAACAAAGCAATCTTAGTCGTCAATGGGCAAGAACATGAGGTATCAATAGATCAAATTACAAAAGGAGATGTTCTACGGGTTAAGCCAGGAGAAAAAATTCCGGTAGATGGCGCCATTACTGAAGGACAAACTACGGTAGATGAATCTATGATTTCGGGAGAGCCAGTTCCTGTAAGCAAAACGGTACCCGATAAAGTAAATAGTGGTACCATTAATGGGAACCAGTCTTTCTTAATGGTTGCAGAAAAAGTGGGAAATGAGACGCTATTATCACAAATTGTAAAAATGGTTAATGATGCAAGCCGTAGCCGTGCTCCTATTCAAAATTTGGCCGATAAGGTTTCTGGTTATTTTGTTCCTGTTGTGGTACTCATTTCTATAATCACGTTTGTAGTTTGGGCTATTTGGGGGCCGGAGCCAGCATATGTTTTTGCGCTAGTAAATGCTATCGCGGTATTAATTATTGCTTGTCCCTGCGCATTAGGCCTAGCAACTCCCATGTCTATCATGGTAGGTGTAGGTACCGGAGCTAAAAATGGTGTTCTAATTAAAAATGCTGAAGCTTTAGAAGTGATGAATACGGTAGACACCCTAATTATAGATAAAACAGGAACTATTACCGAAGGAAAACCAACCGTGGAAAATATTGGCGCTACAAGTGATCTTTCTGAAGATGAGCTATTAAAATATATTGTAAGCCTCAATAGTTTGAGCGAACACCCACTAGCGGCCGCAACCTTGAAATATGGTAAAGAACAGCAAATTACAGCGTTAAAAGTAGACAAATTTAATGCTGTCACGGGTAAAGGCGTAGAGGGCGTAATTGACAACCAAAAAGTAGCTCTAGGGAACGAAAAAATGATGGCCTATGCAGGAGCCAACATGCAACAAGAGATTGTAGAAAAAGTGATTTCTTATCAAAAAGAAGGCAAGACAGTATCTTACGTATCTATTGGTACTGTGGTGGTTGGTTTTGTTGTTATAAGAGATAAAATAAAAGCTACAAGCGCCAAAGCCATTAAAGCTTTGCAAGACAAAGGTATTGCCGTAATTATGCTCACAGGTGATAATCAGGAAACTGCAGCAGCTGTTGCTAAAGAGTTACATTTAGCAGATTTCAAAGCAGGTATGTTACCTGAAGATAAATTAAATGAGGTTAAAAAACTACAAAATCAAGGACAGATTGTAGCTATGGCTGGAGACGGAATTAACGATGCTCCTGCCCTAGCCCAAAGTAACGTAGGTATTGCGATGGGCACCGGTACTGACGTTGCTATTGAAAGTGCTATGATTACGCTCGTAAAAGGTGACCTTCATGGTATTGTGAAAGCAAGAAGCTTGAGTGAAGCTGTTATGAAAAATATTAAGCAAAATTTATTTTTCGCATTAATCTATAATACCGTAGGTATTCCCATTGCTGCAGGCGTATTATTTCCGTTTTTTGGTATGTTATTATCACCAATGATCGCGGCCCTTGCAATGAGTTTTAGTTCTGTATCGGTTATAGCCAATGCCCTACGATTAAAAAGCGTAAAAATAGACTCCTAATACATAAAAGAAAAGTAGCGCAACATAGTGGTTTAGCATATCGTTATTTTGGGCTTTTTATTTAAACTGATTGGGATGAAATTCATGGAGATCATTCTTGCAATGAAGTTAATAGTCCTTTAGCTTTTAACAATTAGACACTTTTAGATTCCATCAGAATGAATTAAAAATCAATTCTTTAGAATTAAAAGAAATTTCTAAAGAACACTATTTTTGATCAACACAATGAATACATGATTTAGGCTAAAATTGAATCCATTGCTGTAGCTAAAAATATGTAGTCCACTTGAAAAATG
Coding sequences within:
- a CDS encoding VIT domain-containing protein: MNKYSTLIVFLIYCFNLCAQGIPIITPAENGTNPIELSSLHINVFVIDNMATTTLEMQFYNDNDRVMQGELNFPLGNGVTVSRFALDVNGEMREGVVVDKETATQAFEAVTRRNVDPGLAEVTKGNNFKARVYPIPGKGYKKAIVAFEQEIDGDVDNFIYQLPLSIKHVLKKFSVKVEVALNKPKIIKSKSPKINLDFTEARNSYISEYKEENKTLERHLTFAIPRPKKVSKVVTYKGAVTSDNYFYSYLTIKPEQREKKKPKNITVVWDVSSSGKDRAIENELEILKGYLKWMQQGQVNLVTFSNTIHTTTKYQIVNGICTPLISALKTINYDGGTAINAIDFSSFKSEEILLFSDGISTFGAKNHKNFEAPITAINTATIANHSLLDYFAACTNGIYINAFEAPVNQTIEKITQEQKQFIKAEFDTTKIKEVFPNSAQKLRDNFSLSGKIEGDQAEVTLHFGFGDNITETKKIIIDNSQALDHNLGERIWAQKKLKTLLVRQEASTIRSHGKKFNLVTPNTSLIVLDDVADYVHYKIVPPLSLQEEYHRRISAQNEQKKDRKAQRISSLCQAFNADFDWWKNPPIKKPELKQSTPSESRSRETVSDRIASSPQADMIVEVNEIASEDELSSKKSEKQSKPTITIVAWDSNEPYINTLKSVGKENIYATYLTLKEKNGANPSFYFDVATYMFQKSLRAEGLRVISNLAELELENTELLRTLGRKLYEYNFFNEALAVFKEVLETRSFEPHSYIDLGLTYTELGEHQKAVDNLYQVIAKEWEPESLARFNGIELITLHDINNIIAKHNGKLDISFINPCFIKHMPVDIRIVIDWDANETDIDLWITDPTTERCSYNNSNTRLGGRISYDVTQGYGPEEFRLKHAIDGAYGIDVNFYGSRRQTVLEKVTVRALVYTNFGTKEEQKEVLTLQLEPAKNGDFNVGTIEFKK
- a CDS encoding AraC family transcriptional regulator, with protein sequence MASTFFIKNMVCNRCIASVLEVFTTEGYEVSTIELGKVVAQPSPHTEQKNLGKQLCALGFEIIQNEEESLLEQLKVRLIQKIHEENTVHLATMVARELGKTESYLSKLFSKLEGITLEKYTINLKIEKVKEYIQLGQLNFSEIAYTLNYKSSSHLARQFKTVTGMSMSTYKNLKKWDRKKLDQIV
- a CDS encoding heavy metal translocating P-type ATPase; translation: MEHTYHIHGMTCNGCRTHVEQTLSKVSGVTKASVDLDKAEATIVMDAHIPIEIFQKALAADGGHYSIHIPGEHQHPKETNTKKTTQQGTGTFYCPMHCEGDKTYEEHGDCPVCGMDLVEEQNLNVSTSEQWTCPMHPEVIRDELGSCPICGMDLVPMQPDLSAEEKSYKKLLKKFWLAFGFTLPIFIIAMSEMIPNNPLYDLMEQKWWNWVQFILSIPVVFYATWMFFQRAYRSIKTWNLNMFTLIGIGAGVAWLFSFFGMLFPDFFPEQFKTTSGAVHVYFEAASVILTLVLMGQVLEARAHSQTNTAVKELLKLAPNKAILVVNGQEHEVSIDQITKGDVLRVKPGEKIPVDGAITEGQTTVDESMISGEPVPVSKTVPDKVNSGTINGNQSFLMVAEKVGNETLLSQIVKMVNDASRSRAPIQNLADKVSGYFVPVVVLISIITFVVWAIWGPEPAYVFALVNAIAVLIIACPCALGLATPMSIMVGVGTGAKNGVLIKNAEALEVMNTVDTLIIDKTGTITEGKPTVENIGATSDLSEDELLKYIVSLNSLSEHPLAAATLKYGKEQQITALKVDKFNAVTGKGVEGVIDNQKVALGNEKMMAYAGANMQQEIVEKVISYQKEGKTVSYVSIGTVVVGFVVIRDKIKATSAKAIKALQDKGIAVIMLTGDNQETAAAVAKELHLADFKAGMLPEDKLNEVKKLQNQGQIVAMAGDGINDAPALAQSNVGIAMGTGTDVAIESAMITLVKGDLHGIVKARSLSEAVMKNIKQNLFFALIYNTVGIPIAAGVLFPFFGMLLSPMIAALAMSFSSVSVIANALRLKSVKIDS